A stretch of the Nitrospirae bacterium CG2_30_53_67 genome encodes the following:
- a CDS encoding dihydrolipoyl dehydrogenase, giving the protein MSKRIVMIGAGPGGYVAAIRAAQLGAEVTVVEDQEVGGTCLNWGCIPTKALVYSAEALSLVRHAEDYGIEVSGEVTFNLQAIMDRKNKIVATQVKGIRSLFKSSKIRLLEGKGSLEDRKTVRVKLHDGNEEKVSADCIILATGSRPADIPVFPFDGGKIISSDEALLLKKVPETLLIIGAGVIGCEFAFILNAMGAEVTMVEMLPHAVSLADEEISMLLERELKKNKIKLHCNQKIQSVKERAGGKMVASLGNGEELVSDQVLVSIGRAFNTEGLNLEGVGIDRGPRGEIKVNERMQTNIPGIYAIGDVVGGIMLAHVASAEGMTAVENAMGGDRVMDYTVVPSAIFTMPEIGMVGLTEQQAREQGYEVRIGSFPFRGLGKSHAMGKITGMAKIIADAKTDRLLGMHIMGAHASDLVHEGAVLMKMGGTVHDLGETIHSHPTLSEAVMEAAHAVHGVSIHLPKEK; this is encoded by the coding sequence ATGTCTAAACGAATCGTGATGATCGGCGCCGGGCCGGGCGGGTATGTGGCCGCCATCCGGGCCGCGCAGCTTGGAGCGGAAGTAACGGTTGTGGAAGATCAGGAGGTCGGAGGGACCTGCCTGAACTGGGGATGCATCCCGACCAAGGCCCTGGTCTATTCGGCCGAGGCCCTCTCTTTGGTCCGCCATGCCGAGGATTATGGTATAGAGGTCAGCGGGGAGGTCACCTTCAACCTTCAGGCCATCATGGACCGGAAGAACAAGATCGTGGCCACGCAGGTCAAGGGGATCCGCTCGCTCTTCAAGAGCAGCAAGATCCGGCTGTTAGAGGGGAAAGGCTCTCTTGAGGACCGAAAGACCGTGCGGGTCAAACTCCATGACGGGAATGAAGAGAAGGTCTCCGCCGACTGCATCATTCTGGCCACAGGCTCGCGTCCGGCCGATATCCCCGTCTTCCCCTTTGACGGTGGAAAGATCATCTCAAGCGATGAGGCCCTGCTGCTCAAGAAAGTCCCGGAAACCCTGCTCATTATCGGGGCCGGTGTGATCGGCTGTGAGTTCGCCTTTATTCTGAACGCCATGGGGGCCGAGGTGACCATGGTGGAGATGCTGCCCCATGCCGTCTCCCTTGCCGATGAGGAGATTTCCATGCTCCTGGAAAGGGAGTTGAAAAAGAACAAGATCAAACTCCACTGTAATCAGAAGATCCAATCCGTGAAAGAGAGGGCCGGCGGAAAGATGGTCGCCAGCTTGGGGAACGGGGAAGAGCTGGTCTCGGATCAGGTCCTGGTTTCCATAGGACGGGCATTCAATACCGAGGGATTGAACCTTGAAGGCGTGGGTATTGACCGAGGCCCCAGAGGGGAGATCAAAGTCAATGAACGGATGCAGACCAATATCCCTGGGATCTATGCCATCGGTGATGTGGTCGGCGGGATCATGCTGGCGCATGTAGCCTCTGCAGAAGGGATGACCGCCGTGGAAAATGCCATGGGCGGGGATCGGGTCATGGATTATACCGTGGTTCCTTCGGCCATATTCACCATGCCGGAGATCGGCATGGTGGGACTGACCGAGCAGCAGGCAAGGGAACAGGGATATGAAGTCCGGATAGGGAGCTTTCCTTTCCGAGGGCTCGGCAAGTCCCATGCCATGGGAAAGATCACCGGGATGGCCAAGATCATCGCCGATGCCAAGACCGACCGGCTCCTCGGCATGCATATCATGGGCGCACACGCATCGGATCTGGTCCATGAAGGAGCGGTATTGATGAAGATGGGAGGGACGGTGCATGACCTCGGGGAGACGATTCATTCCCATCCCACCCTCTCTGAGGCCGTGATGGAGGCGGCTCACGCCGTTCATGGGGTTTCCATTCATCTTCCAAAAGAAAAATAA